One segment of Spirochaetota bacterium DNA contains the following:
- a CDS encoding NAD-dependent epimerase/dehydratase family protein encodes MKACVTGATGFIGGNLVKTLLGKKYHVKALVLPNDPKIPELKKNKVEVILGDIRDIESVKKAVKGCDVVFHCAAVVTDWAPQKLFEEVTVGGTKNVCEAAVWAKVKRVVDISTNDVFGLREDVVMDESFPLEPWGEPYPDYKIKAEEVMWRYHREKKLPVTMVYPCWVYGPGDQTFVPLLADAIIKRELIFWRKDVLVWPTYIENLVDLLLLIAVDKRAVGNGYLVHDGESITLQKFCEGIAQALGVKPIKTHIPYWVAYAAAVVMETVWKALKIEKRPLLTTYTVKNLGSRLQFSIDKAKRELGWVPKISFAEGFQRTMQWLKTLDIASLKTK; translated from the coding sequence ATGAAAGCGTGTGTTACCGGTGCAACCGGATTTATAGGAGGAAATCTTGTAAAAACACTGCTAGGGAAAAAATACCATGTTAAAGCGTTAGTGTTGCCTAATGACCCCAAAATTCCTGAGTTGAAGAAAAATAAAGTAGAAGTAATACTTGGTGACATCAGGGATATTGAATCTGTAAAAAAAGCAGTCAAAGGCTGCGATGTGGTGTTTCACTGTGCTGCGGTGGTGACCGATTGGGCACCGCAAAAGCTTTTTGAGGAAGTAACTGTTGGCGGAACAAAAAATGTATGCGAAGCAGCTGTGTGGGCAAAGGTGAAACGGGTTGTAGATATATCCACCAATGATGTATTTGGCCTGCGTGAAGATGTGGTCATGGATGAATCATTCCCATTAGAACCCTGGGGCGAGCCTTATCCAGATTATAAAATCAAAGCCGAAGAGGTGATGTGGCGCTATCACCGTGAAAAAAAGCTTCCTGTCACCATGGTGTATCCGTGCTGGGTCTATGGACCCGGTGATCAGACGTTTGTGCCACTTTTAGCTGATGCTATTATAAAGCGCGAGCTTATCTTCTGGCGCAAAGATGTGCTGGTATGGCCAACGTATATTGAAAATCTTGTAGATTTATTATTACTGATAGCTGTAGATAAACGGGCAGTAGGCAACGGCTATCTGGTACATGATGGTGAAAGTATTACATTGCAAAAATTCTGTGAAGGCATAGCCCAGGCATTGGGAGTCAAACCAATAAAGACGCATATCCCTTACTGGGTTGCCTATGCAGCTGCAGTGGTAATGGAAACAGTGTGGAAAGCATTGAAAATAGAAAAGCGGCCATTATTGACTACGTACACAGTTAAGAATTTAGGGTCACGGCTGCAATTCAGTATTGACAAGGCAAAACGAGAGTTGGGCTGGGTTCCAAAAATTTCATTTGCTGAAGGGTTCCAACGTACTATGCAGTGGCTTAAAACACTTGACATTGCATCATTGAAAACAAAATAA
- a CDS encoding SDR family oxidoreductase — MENFAGKTVFITGGSSGIGLSAAKLLSQEGANIAIFARNRVRLEEALKQIEQAKKRHGQRFAWYQCDVSDPSQVKKAFTQALRQFDTCDILVNCAGRAYPKYFEDISFKQFEETMKINLFGIWNTCSFMVPHMKQRGGYIVNTSSVAGLVGVFGYTDYSASKFAIIGFSEALRSELKRYNITVSVLCPPDTDTPGFEVENRTKPDETKEISKSAKLLTPDEVAQALLNGMKKKKFIILANFDSTLTWIMKRYAPCIVEAVMDWQIKKVQKKKSKK; from the coding sequence ATGGAAAATTTTGCAGGTAAAACTGTTTTTATTACAGGTGGTTCCAGTGGTATTGGATTGTCGGCAGCAAAACTGCTTTCACAGGAAGGTGCCAACATTGCAATATTTGCCCGCAATCGTGTCCGCCTTGAAGAAGCCTTAAAACAGATAGAACAGGCAAAAAAACGTCACGGACAGCGGTTTGCATGGTACCAGTGTGATGTGTCCGACCCATCACAGGTTAAAAAAGCCTTTACTCAGGCTCTACGGCAGTTTGATACCTGTGACATACTTGTTAACTGTGCTGGCAGGGCCTATCCCAAATATTTTGAAGATATAAGCTTCAAGCAGTTTGAAGAAACTATGAAGATAAATTTATTTGGAATATGGAATACCTGTTCGTTTATGGTGCCCCATATGAAACAGCGTGGGGGCTATATCGTCAACACGTCATCGGTGGCGGGGCTTGTGGGAGTGTTTGGATACACTGATTACAGCGCATCAAAATTTGCCATCATTGGCTTTTCCGAAGCACTGCGAAGTGAGCTAAAGCGCTACAACATTACAGTTTCAGTGCTCTGTCCCCCTGACACTGATACGCCTGGCTTTGAGGTTGAAAACCGTACAAAGCCTGATGAAACCAAGGAAATCTCCAAATCAGCAAAATTGTTGACGCCTGATGAAGTAGCACAGGCACTGTTAAATGGCATGAAAAAGAAAAAATTTATAATCCTGGCAAACTTTGACAGTACGCTGACCTGGATTATGAAACGGTATGCACCATGTATTGTTGAAGCAGTTATGGATTGGCAGATAAAAAAAGTGCAGAAGAAAAAAAGTAAAAAATAA
- the thrS gene encoding threonine--tRNA ligase has protein sequence MASVQLSNGKTIEVQDGKTVLDILPQLDGKTKPVAVKINGALKDLRTAVAGTAQIELISFDSPEGKDVFWHSASHLMAQAVKRLFPDVKVSIGPAIETGFYYDFDKPGGFSQDDLAKIEEVMRQIVAEDIPIVRKEIPRKDAIELFSTLGEIYKVELLQELSDDIVSLYEQGDFVDLCRGPHLPSTGYIKAFKLLSIAGAYWRGDERNKMLQRIYGVAFPEEKMLTEHLNFLEEVKKRDHRILGRELDLFSIHEDAGGGLIYWHPKGGRLRAILEQWWREEHFKNGYEILYTPHIGRATLWETSGHLDFYKENMYSPMDIDGHDYYIKPMNCPFHIKIYQTSLHSYRDLPLRWAELGTVYRYEKSGVLHGLLRVRGFTQDDAHIFCTPEQMEDEVREVLRFSLYMWKVLGFKDIKAYLATKPSKSVGDSSRWIDAQESLKKAVHAEQLDIEVDEGGGAFYGPKIDLKVKDALGREWQMTTIQFDFNLPDRFDLYYIGSDGQKHRPYMIHRALLGSIERFIGILTEHYAGRFPVWLSPVQIILVNVSPEQADYTKDLALKLRAQGIRVKTDLRDETIKYKIRDAIEQRVPYIGVIGGREMQENTIAVRKRGEQKPDTMKVEDFVLLVHKQCEDKQ, from the coding sequence ATGGCAAGTGTGCAACTAAGTAATGGAAAAACGATAGAAGTACAGGATGGTAAAACTGTACTGGATATACTGCCACAGCTTGATGGTAAAACAAAACCTGTTGCAGTCAAAATAAACGGGGCACTAAAAGATTTGCGAACGGCAGTTGCCGGTACCGCCCAGATTGAACTCATATCTTTTGACAGCCCTGAAGGCAAAGATGTGTTCTGGCATTCTGCTTCGCATCTTATGGCACAGGCGGTAAAACGGCTTTTCCCCGATGTTAAAGTATCCATAGGTCCTGCTATTGAAACTGGTTTTTACTATGATTTTGACAAACCAGGTGGCTTTTCACAGGATGACCTTGCAAAAATTGAAGAGGTAATGCGGCAGATAGTTGCTGAAGACATCCCCATCGTACGCAAAGAAATACCTCGTAAGGATGCCATAGAGCTGTTTTCAACGTTAGGTGAAATATATAAAGTTGAACTATTACAGGAGCTATCGGACGACATTGTTTCGTTGTATGAGCAGGGTGATTTTGTTGATTTATGTAGGGGTCCGCATTTACCAAGTACCGGATATATTAAGGCATTTAAACTTTTAAGCATTGCGGGTGCATACTGGCGGGGCGATGAGCGCAACAAGATGCTACAGCGCATTTATGGTGTTGCCTTCCCAGAAGAAAAAATGCTCACAGAGCATTTGAATTTTCTGGAAGAAGTAAAAAAGCGCGACCACAGAATTTTGGGCAGGGAATTGGATTTATTCAGCATACATGAAGATGCGGGTGGCGGACTTATTTACTGGCATCCAAAAGGCGGGAGACTACGAGCAATTTTAGAACAGTGGTGGCGTGAAGAGCATTTCAAGAATGGATACGAGATATTATATACACCACACATAGGGCGTGCAACGTTGTGGGAAACTTCAGGGCATCTGGATTTTTACAAAGAAAATATGTATTCGCCCATGGATATTGATGGCCATGACTATTACATAAAGCCAATGAACTGCCCGTTCCACATCAAAATTTACCAGACCAGCCTGCATTCTTACAGGGACCTGCCGCTGCGGTGGGCTGAACTTGGCACGGTGTACCGGTATGAAAAATCCGGAGTACTTCACGGGTTGTTGCGCGTACGTGGATTTACGCAGGATGATGCGCATATATTCTGCACTCCTGAGCAGATGGAAGATGAGGTACGGGAAGTTTTGCGCTTTTCACTATATATGTGGAAGGTGTTGGGATTTAAGGATATTAAGGCATATCTTGCCACAAAGCCTTCAAAATCAGTGGGCGATAGCTCTCGGTGGATTGATGCACAGGAGTCACTGAAAAAAGCAGTGCACGCTGAACAGCTTGATATAGAAGTAGATGAAGGTGGTGGAGCATTTTATGGCCCAAAGATTGATCTTAAAGTAAAGGATGCACTGGGCCGTGAATGGCAGATGACCACCATTCAGTTTGATTTTAATCTTCCTGATCGCTTTGACCTGTATTATATTGGTAGTGATGGGCAGAAGCACAGGCCATATATGATTCACCGAGCCCTTTTGGGTTCTATAGAGCGCTTTATTGGCATATTGACTGAACACTATGCGGGAAGATTTCCAGTATGGCTTTCGCCGGTACAAATTATACTGGTAAATGTAAGCCCAGAGCAGGCAGACTATACAAAAGATTTAGCTTTAAAGTTGCGTGCTCAAGGTATTAGGGTTAAGACAGATTTGCGGGATGAAACAATAAAATATAAGATTAGAGATGCTATTGAACAGAGAGTACCCTATATTGGTGTCATTGGGGGAAGGGAGATGCAGGAAAATACTATTGCAGTGCGTAAGCGGGGTGAACAGAAACCAGACACAATGAAAGTAGAAGACTTTGTTCTTTTAGTACATAAACAATGTGAAGATAAACAATAA
- the infC gene encoding translation initiation factor IF-3, whose amino-acid sequence MDRVDTKRFRVNEEIRASMVRLVGEDGGPQVISLQEALQKAMDKGLDLVEISPNQDPPVVKIIDYSKFKFEQIKKAKEAKKKQKVIQVKEIKLRPSIDVHDFQHKVRHAREFIEDGNKVKFTVMFRGREVVHSDLGYKVLDDVKQALEDVALVETNPSKEGRNITMIMAPMSAAQKKRMQEHNNQ is encoded by the coding sequence ATAGACCGGGTTGATACCAAGCGTTTCAGGGTAAATGAGGAGATACGAGCCTCTATGGTTCGTTTAGTTGGTGAGGATGGTGGGCCTCAGGTTATTTCGTTACAGGAAGCATTGCAAAAAGCTATGGATAAAGGATTGGATTTGGTTGAGATATCTCCCAATCAGGATCCACCAGTAGTAAAAATAATTGATTACAGTAAATTCAAGTTTGAACAAATTAAAAAGGCCAAAGAAGCTAAGAAAAAACAAAAGGTTATTCAGGTAAAGGAGATTAAGCTGCGGCCTTCTATTGATGTGCATGATTTTCAGCATAAGGTGCGCCATGCACGTGAATTCATTGAAGATGGCAATAAAGTTAAATTTACTGTCATGTTTAGGGGAAGGGAAGTAGTGCACAGTGATTTAGGGTATAAAGTTTTGGATGATGTGAAGCAAGCTCTTGAAGATGTGGCACTGGTTGAAACAAATCCTTCAAAAGAAGGCAGAAATATAACCATGATAATGGCTCCCATGTCGGCTGCGCAAAAAAAGCGAATGCAGGAGCACAACAATCAATAA
- the rpmI gene encoding 50S ribosomal protein L35 — protein sequence MPKLKTNSGAKKRFKVTATGKIKRAKGWKSHLLESKSPKRKRALRKPAYISDADIKRFARLLPYS from the coding sequence ATGCCCAAGTTAAAAACCAACAGCGGAGCAAAGAAGCGGTTTAAAGTGACAGCTACTGGCAAGATTAAACGTGCAAAAGGATGGAAAAGCCATCTGCTAGAATCAAAAAGCCCAAAGCGCAAACGTGCATTACGAAAGCCTGCATATATCAGTGATGCAGATATAAAGCGCTTTGCACGGTTACTGCCATATTCATAA